CTGAAAAAGGTAATGCAGGAACGCGACACCCGTATGTTTAAAAAGAGTCAGGTCATACACCATGAAGGCGACCGCGTTATTGGCATTTACTTTGTGATCAGCGGCAAGGTAAAAACAGTGCAGCTTACACGCGATGGGCGGGAACTTATAACCGGGATGTATGCCGCTAACGATTACCTGGACCTGAATATTATACTGTCGAACGACACCTATATAGACACGGCTGTAGCCTTAGAGCCAACAGAACTAAGCTTCCTGCCGGGCGAACAGCTGGACAAGCTGCTGTTCCTGCATCCGGACATTGGCGCTAAATTCATAAAAATACTGGCTAACAACATACGCGACAAAGAAACCAGGCTGCTGCAGATTGCATACTTATCGGTGCGGAAACGGATTGCACAATCCATCATACGCCTTCTGGACCAGCAGGGCGATGGCTCCGGGAGTATTAAAATAAGCAGGGACGACCTCGCGGCAATATGCGGTACAGCGCCGGAAACTGTGAGCCGTACCTTAAGCGATTTTAAAGAGGAAGGCCTCATTGAAAAAAGCGGCAGCACTATACAAGTGATAAACCGCGATAAGCTGGACAAGCTGAAGAATTAATTGCTTTACAGGTTTCGCCAATGCGTGACAGGCATCATTTTATAAGCCGGGGGATTAAAATATTTTTACAGGGTAATTAAAACCAACCTGACATGAAAAAAATTTTGTTCCCCACAGATTTCTCTGCAACATCCCTTAATGCATTTGTGTATGCACTGCATCTCGCAAAAAACATTGATGCAGAAATCATTACGCTCCATGTATATGAATATCCCATAGGCTTGTCTGTTGACAACGATGATTTCCTGATGGAAAATTATAATGTGGGTGACTGGGGCGCTTTTGAGAATTTTAAAAGTGAAGTCCCAAAACTGCGTGAAATAGCAGAAAGAGAGGGAATGACGCATGTACCTGTGAGCCATATGATGGAAAGAGGCATTGCGGTTGACGGAATTGTAAATACGGCCGCCAATGAGCAGGCCGACATTATAATAATGGGCACAAAAGGTGCCACCGGGTTGAAAGAGATCTTTTTAGGCACCATAACTGAAAAAGTAATAAAACAGGCAAAATCATTTGTAATTGCCGTACCGGAAGGTTATCGCTTTGAGCCTATCCGAAAAATACTTTTCCTGGCCGAATACGAAAAGCTGGAAATGGATCTCCTGAAAAAAGTAAAGGATTTTGCCGTCATATTTAAAGCAGATATCCACGTTTTGGAAGTAAAGAAACGTAATGACGATGCCATTGATATTCTGATGGCTAAATGGAAAGACACCTTCAAAAGCGACACTATCTCCTTTTCCTTTATAAATACCGATGCCACCGAAGACCTGATATTAGAATTTATAGATTATCAGAAGATTAATATGGCCGTGATGTCCATACATCACAAAAACCTGTTTGAGCGGTTGTTCCTGTTTAGCCTGTCCAGGCAAATGGCCTTCCATTCAACCATCCCGGTTTTAGGTATTCCCGCTTTATAAAAGAAAGCGGCTGCCGATTTGTGGCAGCCTCGCTTTTTCAAAATACCAGGTTTATTGTACTTTTTCCATTTCACTGAGGGTCTCCTTCAGCTTTGCTTCTTTTTCACGGTAACTTTCCATAAAATTCTCCATCCTTTTGATAACGGATGCATCTATTTCAAGGGAATCTGCCTTTTCCTCAAATCGTTCGCCCCGCAACAACTTTTCACTAAGCTGTTCCAGCTGGCCTTCGGCATCGATAATTGCATTGCGCAGCTTCAGCTTATGATGCCTGTTAGGATCGTCAAGCTTATCGGTTGCCTTTGAAATCCGAACCTTTGCAGCTATAATATTACTCTCCGATTCTTTCTTAAACAGTTTCCATTCGGCAACGGCATTGCGTACACGGTAATCCATTTCTTCATAATCGGCTTGTTCGGTAGTTTCATACACGCTTTTTTCGTCTACATCTTCCTCGCATCCTTTCGGGGCCAGCGCCAGCAATACTGCGGCAAGCATAAATACTTTCATATCGGGTTGATTTTATACTGCAAATCTCATTCATCTTTATACTGTGTAAAATGATGGCTGTCACTATGTGAGCAGGTACACATACCATTGGTGACCTATGTCATTTTTTAGCCGTGCACCGCCCTGTATTTTTGCTTTATAAAAATGATGCAGATGGAAAGTTCTATTTTACAGAAATACAATGTACCGGGGCCGCGCTATACTAGCTACCCTACGGTTCCCTACTGGGACAATTCAGGATTTACCGAAGGCTTGTGGCAGGACAGTGTGGTACAGTCGTTTGGCGAAAGCAATGCCACACAGGGCATCAGCCTGTACATCCACCTTCCGTTCTGCGAAAGCATGTGTACCTTTTGCGGGTGCAACAAGCGTATTACAAAAAACCACGCCGTGGAGGCAGCTTACATCAGCGCCATACTGAAAGAATGGGCCATGTACCGCGACCTGTTCAGGCAGCGGCCGCGCATTAAGGAACTGCACCTTGGCGGGGGTACCCCTACTTTCTTTAGCCCGGAAAACCTCGAAAAGCTGGTAAAAGGCATTTTTGAGCTTGCCGATGCCGCTCCGGGATACGAATTCAGCTTTGAGGGCCACCCGAACAATACTACGCGGGAACATCTGCAAACATTATACGACCTGGGCTTCAGGAGGGTGAGCTTTGGCGTGCAGGACTATAGCGAAACCGTGCAGAAAGCCATCAACCGCATACAGCCGTTTGAGAATGTTGCTAAAGTAACATTAATGGCAAGGGAAATTGGGTACACATCTATCAGCCACGACCTTGTATTCGGCCTTCCTTACCAAACGGTTGAGAACATTGTAGATACCATAGAGAAAACCAATGCCCTGAGGCCCGACCGCATCTCTTTTTACAGCTATGCCCATGTGCCCTGGATAAAAGGTACCGGCCAGCGCGGCTTTGATGATACCTCCCTGCCAAAAGACAATGAAAAGCGGCGGTTGTACGAAATAGGAAAAAAAATACTGTGCGACAAGGGCTATCACGAGATAGGCATGGATCATTTTGCACTTGAGTCTGACAGTATGTATACGTCTTTTAAAAATGGTACGCTGCATCGCAACTTTATGGGGTACAGCTCATCGGCCACACAGCTGATGATAGGCCTCGGCGTTTCGTCTATAAGCGACAGCTGGTACAGCTTTGCCCAAAACGAAAAGACGCTGGAAGATTATTACCACAGGATAGAACAGAACGAGCTGCCGGTATTCCGTGGCCATATACTTAATGATGAAGACCTCATCATACGAAAGCACATACTGAACCTGATGTGCCGTTTTACCACCTCATGGGATAACGATGATGACTATTTTAACGAACTGCCCGAAGTACTTTGGGACCTTCGTGAAATGGAAAGGGATGGTTTGCTTGCGATAGAAGACACATTCATTGAAGTTACAGAAAAAGGGCTTCCCTTCGTACGCAACATCTGTATGGCGTTCGACCTGAGGCTGAAAAGGAAAGCGCCGGAAACAAAGCTGTTTTCGATGACGATATAATTTTTTAGGTTTTGTTTAGTAGATAAAAACCGGTGTCGTTGCGATGCCGGTTTTTTTATGGGTTTACTCTTCTGCAAACTTCCCATCTGCCATTTGTAATGCCCATCCTGCCATGGCACTGATAACAGGTATCAGTCCCTTTCCCGCGTTCGTCAGGCGGTAGGTTACAAATGGGGGCACTACAGGCTTTGCTTCCCTTATAACGATCTCATCGGCCTCCAGCTGCTTCAGGTGCTGTATGAGCATCTTTTCTGTGATGGCCGGTATAGCCCTCTTGAGTTCGCTATAGCGCTTATCGCCCTGCGAAAGATGGTAAAGGATTATAGGTTTCCAGTATCCGCCTATCTTTTCCATCGTAAAGGTAACCGGGCAGGTTTCGAGCGCATAGGCTTTATTTTCCTGGATGGTCGAAGTTTCTTTTATCGCTGTCATTATACATACTTTAGGGTAAGTACTTGTAAAAAAGTAAGTAAAGGTATAATTTTGTTTCATAATAATAAAATATTTAACCATGAAAATAGCAATTACAGGCTCGCTCGGAAATGTAGCAAGGCCATTAGTTAAACAATTACTGTCTGAAGGCCATCAACTTAATGTGATAAGCAGCCATGACGAACGCAAAAACGATATTGAGGCTTTAGGGGCAACTGCCGCTATAGGCCCAATAACAGACACATCATTTTTAGCGGAAGCTTTTTCGGGTGCTGATGCCGTTTTCGCCATGACACCGCCAAGCCTTGCACTGCAAAACGTTGTAGCAGCCAATACAGCAGCCGGGAAGGCTATTGTTGACGCAGTGAAACAAGCGAATGTAAAGAGGGTTGTACTCCTGAGCAGCATCGGCGCCGAGCTTGACGGCGGCACAGGCCCTATTGCCGCCCTGAACGCAATTGAAAACGCCTATAACAAACTGGAAAATGTTACGGTTACGTTCCTCAGGGCAGGATATTTCTACATCAACTTCAATAACAGCATCCCTATGATACAGCATTCGGGAATACTGGGAAGCAACCTGGCAGCCGATACCCCTGTCCCATTGGTACACCCACGGGATATTGCAACGGCAGCGGCAGGGGAACTAACGAGGGGCAATGCAGAAAGCGGCGTGCGCTATATTGTAAGTGATGTGAAAACCCCTGCCGAGATCACAGCGGCATTCGGGAATGCTATCGGCAAGCCCGGATTGCCATGGGTAACCTTCAGCGATGAAGACAATGAGCAGGGCATGGTACAGGCAGGCGTTCCCGCTGAAATAGCCGCACTGTATACCGAAATGGGGCGCGGACTTCGTGAAGGCAGCATACAGGCTGATTTTTTAAACGGAGGGCATTCTGTGGACGGAAAAATAAAACTTGAAGATTTTGCAAAGGAATTCGCTTCGGCATTCTAAATGAAGAACGGCAGGTACTCCCTGCCGTTTTTTATTATTTGCATTGTGGTGCCCCGGTTACATAAAGGCTTATGTTGGAAGGCGAAAGGTAGGGAATACCCAGCCCAAGCCCGCGCACGATAAACAGCATACCAATAGCAACCGCCGCGTAAGGCACAATTTTGCTGAATGAATTGCGCAGTGGGTTCTTAAGAAATCCTGAGGCGTAGACCACCAGGCTCATAAGCGGGATCGTACCGGCACCGAACAGCACCATGTACATTATTCCGTAGGGCACGCTTTGCATGGCAATTGCCCCAAACAGCGCCGCATAGACCAGGCCGCACGGCAGAAATCCGTTAAGCAATCCGGCTGTATACAACGACCTGTATCCTTTTTGCCTGAACCTGCTGCCCAGGCCTGATTTTACTTTGGAGATTAGCCTGTATACCGGCTTGCTGAAGTTGTAGCGCGCAAATATTCTTTGGGGAATCATTACAATGGCGATCATCAGTATGCCGGTGATGATAGAGAATTGCTGCTGGATCCCTGCAAGGTAGATACCCCTTCCCACAATCCCGAACACAAGGCCCATTGCTCCGTAGGCCGTCAGCCTTCCTGCATGGTAAGTAAATATCTGCAGGGTTTTCCTGGCGGGATTGCTCCTGTCTACCGGCAGCATCATGGCTATTGGCCCGCACATGCCAATGCAGTGCAGGCTGGAAATAAGGCCGAGTATGAGTGCAGAGTAGAGCATTTTTTTTAGATTGTTGGATTTTGGATCTTTGGATTTTTAGATGAGAGATAATAGATGATAGATATTGGATTACTTTAATTTATCTATTTGTCTATCATCTATTATCTCTTTATCTATTATCACTATCTCTTTTACAGCATCAGCATCTCTTGCGTGAAATAGCCTTTGCCGTTATATTGCCAGTCTATGATAATGTCCCATCGGCCGCCTGCCAGGTCACTTTTAGGTATGAGCAAATGATGGCCTGATAATGAAAAGGGTACTTCATGATCAAGTTTTTGGTCAGACGGCCTGTAGAGGGACACTTTCCCTGTAATTTTTTTATCGTCGAATTCTTCGGGGAACGTAATTTTGATGTCTTTCCCCTCATTTATTATCTGTACTTTATGTTCAAGGGCAGCAGCATTTTGCTCCCTGTCCAGCTGTGCCTGCAGTGTGCGTTCCTGCTTGTAGTACTCCTCTACCACAAGCTCATTATCGTATTTGCTGTCGCTTTGCACCCGGAAGACAAAAAACAATATGAATCCCATAAACAGTGCAAAAGCAGTTACTATTCCCGTACCCCAGTTAAATTTCATGTCATTTATAGTTTTAGTTTGTTTATTTTTAACCACATAGATACATAGCAAATCAGTATCTTTTATTTGATGTCTTAGGATGTTGAAGCCCACATAGTGAAGCAAAGCTTCAACCTTTGTGTTGCTATGACTATAGAGCATTATAAAAAACCTATGTACCTATGTGGTTAAATATTTAAACTGTTAGTTAAACGTCCTCGGCCCCAAAAAGTTGGTAGTTTCGGTATCTATGCGCTTATCGCCGTTATACACCTCAAGGGTTATTTTTGTTTTGTCGCCCTTTAGCCAGGCGGGGTTTATCTCTACGAACAGCGTTCCCGAAACCATACCTTCCTTCGGCACTTTAAACCTTGGCGCACCTACGGTCTTTACAGTACCTTTAGGATTAGCTAAAACAAAGTAGACATCGTTAAAATCCCTTCCTGTTTTATTAATTACCTTGTAGGTGAACACATTGCTTATATTCTCGCCCTTGTGCTCAAAAAGCTGCCCGGGCAAGCGAAGCACTGTAGCCTCTGCATCGTTGCGCAAAAAGAGCATTCCTGTAAAAACGCCTGTCAGGATTAGCAGTACCGCTGCGTAGCCTTTCATACGGGTCGTGAAGACGAACTTTTCCTTTTTGGTTATCTCATCCTCGCTGGCATAGCGTATCAGCCCCTGCGGGAAACCTACCTTGTCCATGATGGTATTACACTCGTCTATACAGGCAGTACAATTGGTGCATTCCAGTTGGGTCCCATTACGGATATCGATACCCATAGGGCAAACGCTAACGCAAAGCTTGCAGTCAATACAGTCGCCTTTGCCGGAAAGCAGGCGGTCCTCATTCTTCACGATCCTGCCGCGGCCTTTCTCGGCCTCACCGCGCACATGGTCGTAGGCCACCACGATGGTCTTGTTATCCAGTAACGCCCCCTGCAGCCTGCCGTACGGGCAAACGATGATGCATACCTGTTCCCTGAACCACACGTAGATATAAAAGAACACGGCTGTAAATATCAGCAGGGCGATAAGGGTACCCATGTTGCCTGCTGGCCCCTCCTCTACCATTTCTATCAGCTCATCGCTTCCGGTAAGGTAGGCCAGGAATACATTGGCAATAAGGAATGAGATGACAAAGAACACAAACCATTTAAACACTTTTTTTCGGATCTTCTCACCATTCCATTCCTGCTTGTCGAGCTTTATCTGTGCGTTCCGGTCGCCTTCGATCCAATACTCAATCCTGCGGAAAACCATTTCCATGAAGATCGTCTGTGGGCATATCCATCCGCAAAAAATCCTCCCGAAAGCTACCGTAAACAGCGCTACGAACACCACGCCAATAATCATGGAAATGACAAATAGGTGGAAATCCTGAGGCCAGAAAGGGAATCCGAAAATATTAAACCTACGCTCCAGCACATTGAACATAAGAAACTGGTTACCATGTATCTTAACAAATGGTGCCGCAAACAAAAATGCAAGCAGGAACCATGTTAGCGTCTTGCGGTATTTATAGAGTTTCCCATTAGGCTTTTTGGGGTAAACCCATACCCTCTTTCCTTCTTCATCTACGGTACCCAGCCGGTCCCGGAACTCATCATCATGCAGGTCGTCCATATTACTTTTTATTTATCCTGAATCCGCGGAGTATTCACTAGGGATTCAAAGGCTTTACGATAATCGTACTAAATCAGGGTTATTTTCCGTTAGTTGCCACTTCAGGCGCTTTTCCGGCTTCTTCTTTCCATATCTCGCCATCCGGCGCTTTCGGGTCTTTAGGGTTAGAACCCTGTAGTGAAAGCACATAGCTCGCTACTTTTTGTATCTCAGATGGTTTGAGGGTACCCTTCCATGGCACCATCCCCTTGCCGTCGCGGCCACCTTCTGTTATGGTATGGAAAACATTCTTGATACCGCCACCCAGCAACCAGTATTCATCCGTAAGGTTAGGCCCTATCGCGCCCCCTGCATCAGACCGGTGGCATGGAATGCAGTTGGTCTCGAATATTTTCTTCCCTTCCGCAAGTTCTGCAGGATCGGTCAGCAGCGTTACAGTGTTGGCATCTATAAGGTCTTTGGCAGTCTTGCGGTATTCCTCAACTGCCACGCGCGCCTCTTCCATTTCGGTATCAAATTCAGCTTTCTGGTCTTTGCCGTCCATGATATGGAAACGCACCAGGTAAATCGCTGCAAAGGCTATCGTTACATAAAAGAGCTTTACCCACCACGGCGGCAGCACGTTATCAAGCTCATGGATACCATCATAATCATGATTCATCAGGATGGTGCCTTCTTCTTCTATCGGCCTGCTCTTTACAAAGAAAGCCTTCAGCTTTTTAAACCATTTGCTGTCTTTGTAATCAATCGCATCGGCTTCGTCCAGCTTCCTTTTCTGCTCCTCTGTAAGCAGGCTGTAGGTTACCTTGTCTACCGCAGCGATCACGATCTCTATTGCTACCTGCAAAAACAGGAATACGAAGAGGAATACCGATACTAACGGGTATTTGATAAATGCCGGGCGGTCGCCGGAGTCGATAAAATATTCGAGGGCCATGAATACCATTGCAAAAAGCAATGGTACCCGTACGTATACTGGAATAAACTTTTTCATAATGTAGAGGCTATTGGTTTTCGGTTCCGTTTTCTTCCTCCCCTGCAAAAGGGAGGTTGCTCAGTTCGTTAATCTTTTCTTTGCGGTAGGTATACACCCAGGTATAGAGCACAATGAAAAAGATAAAGAAGATAAGCAGCGAAATGATGGGATAAATCTCAATTCCCGCAATGGATTCCAGGTTGTGCTTTACAAACTTTAGCATGGCTTATTATTTTGAAGGTTTGTTGTCTTTTATTTTGATATCGGTGCCAAGGCGCTGCAGGTAAGCAATAAGCGCTATGATCTCGCGGTCTTTCATCGGTACGAATTCTTCGCCCCGTGCCTGCGCTGCCTTACGGCTTTCTTCGTAGCTCTTCACAAAGTCAGGATCGGCATGCAGGCTTTTCTCGATCTTTGCTGCCTGCTCATTAATGCTGGACTGTGCATTGGCAATGTCTTCTGTAGTATACGGAACCCCAAGCTGCTCCATCACCTCCATTTTTTTCTTCGTATAGGAGTAATCCATCTTCTTGTTATCGAACAGCCACTTATACGCAGGCATGATCGAGCCTTCGGAGGTACTTTGCGGGTCCCACAGGTGGTTGAAGTGCCAGTTGTCGCTGTATTTTCCGCCAACCCTCATCAGGTCCGGGCCGGTGCGCTTAGAGCCCCAAAGGAATGGGTGGTCGTATACATATTCACCCGACTTCGAATATTCGCCATAACGTTCTACCTCACTGCGGAAAGGGCGTATCATTTGAGAGTGGCAGCCCACGCAGCCTTCGCGGATGTAGAGGTCGCGGCCTTCAAGCTCCAGCGGTGTATAAGGTTTCACCGTAGATATCGTAGGTATGTTCGATTTAACCATTATGGTAGGGACAATCTGTATAATTCCGCCTATCAATACGGCAATGGTAGCAAGAATGGCAAGCTGTATCGGCTTCCTTTCCAGCCATGGGTGGAATTTCTCACCTTTAAGCCTTTTGCTGCTTATCTTTTGCAATTCAGGCGCTTCGGCAAGTTCATCCTCGATTTTCTGGCCCTGCCTTACGGTCATTATGATATTGTATACCAGTACCAGCAAACCAATTACGAATAGTGTGCCGCCAATAGCCCTCATCCAGTACATCGGCATGATCTGCTTCACGGTCTCAAGGAAGTTACCGTATTTTAATGTTCCGTCAGGGTTGAATTCTTTCCACATAGATGCCTGCGTAAACCCGGCCACATACATTGGCAAAGAATACATAATGATACCTAATGTACCGATCCAGAAATGGAAGTTGGCCAGCTTAACAGAGTACAATGTTGTTTTGGTCATGCGCGGTATCAGCCAGTAGATCATACCAAAAGTGAGGAAGCCGTTCCAGGCCAGCGCACCAACGTGTACGTGAGCCACGATCCAGTCGGTAAAGTGGGCAATGGCGTTTACGTTTTTCAATGACAGCATCGGGCCTTCAAACGTTGCCATACCATAGCCGGTAATGGCTACTACAAAGAACTTAAGTACCGGGCTGGTGCGCACTTTATCCCATGCGCCACGCAGTGTGAGCAATCCGTTGATCATACCACCCCATGACGGCGCAATAAGCATTATAGAGAATACCACACCAAGATTCTGTGCCCAGTCGGGCAATGCAGAATACAGCAGGTGGTGCGGCCCAGCCCAGATATAGATGAAGATAAGCGACCAAAAGTGGATGATGGACAGCTTGTATGAATATACAGGGCGGTTGGCAGCTTTAGGTACAAAGTAGTACATGAGCCCCAGGAATGGTGTGGTAAGGAAAAAGGCCACGGCGTTATGCCCATACCACCATTGCACCAAAGCATCCTGTACACCGGCGTATGCGGAGTAGCTTTTCATCCCGCTTACCGGAATGGCAATACTGTTGAAAATGTGCAGAATGGCAACGGTTATGAATGTAGCAAGGTAAAACCAGATGGCAACATACATGTGGCGTTCCCTCCTTTTTATGATTGTACCTATCATATTGATACCAAACACGACCCATATCAGCGCGATGGCGATATCTATAGGCCATTCCAGTTCGGCATATTCTTTAGATGAAGTATAGCCCAATGGCAATGATATAGCTGCTGCAACTATGATAAGCTGCCAGCCCCAAAAGTGGATGTTGCTCAAAACATTCGAGAACATACGGGCTTTAAGCAGCCTCTGCATAGAATAATAAATACCGGCAAACATGGCGTTGCCCACAAAGGCGAAGATCACCGCGTTGGTGTGCAGAGGCCTTAGCCTTCCGTAGCTAAGCCAGGATACACCGTCGGTAAGATTAGGGAACAGGTACAGCGAGGCTATCAGCAGCCCCACGAGCATTCCCACTACCCCGAAAACTATAGT
Above is a genomic segment from Flavobacterium album containing:
- a CDS encoding response regulator; this encodes MTRVLIIEDNDDIRENIVEILELSGYTVYAAPNGKVGVELAIKQVPDIILCDIMMPEMDGYGVIEALNKDAETRATPFIFLTAKAERTDVRRGMELGADDYLTKPFDDTELLNAIESRLKKKEAQQLFYGKTAEKLDSIISRKDGLEELKKVMQERDTRMFKKSQVIHHEGDRVIGIYFVISGKVKTVQLTRDGRELITGMYAANDYLDLNIILSNDTYIDTAVALEPTELSFLPGEQLDKLLFLHPDIGAKFIKILANNIRDKETRLLQIAYLSVRKRIAQSIIRLLDQQGDGSGSIKISRDDLAAICGTAPETVSRTLSDFKEEGLIEKSGSTIQVINRDKLDKLKN
- a CDS encoding universal stress protein codes for the protein MKKILFPTDFSATSLNAFVYALHLAKNIDAEIITLHVYEYPIGLSVDNDDFLMENYNVGDWGAFENFKSEVPKLREIAEREGMTHVPVSHMMERGIAVDGIVNTAANEQADIIIMGTKGATGLKEIFLGTITEKVIKQAKSFVIAVPEGYRFEPIRKILFLAEYEKLEMDLLKKVKDFAVIFKADIHVLEVKKRNDDAIDILMAKWKDTFKSDTISFSFINTDATEDLILEFIDYQKINMAVMSIHHKNLFERLFLFSLSRQMAFHSTIPVLGIPAL
- the hemN gene encoding oxygen-independent coproporphyrinogen III oxidase, with the translated sequence MESSILQKYNVPGPRYTSYPTVPYWDNSGFTEGLWQDSVVQSFGESNATQGISLYIHLPFCESMCTFCGCNKRITKNHAVEAAYISAILKEWAMYRDLFRQRPRIKELHLGGGTPTFFSPENLEKLVKGIFELADAAPGYEFSFEGHPNNTTREHLQTLYDLGFRRVSFGVQDYSETVQKAINRIQPFENVAKVTLMAREIGYTSISHDLVFGLPYQTVENIVDTIEKTNALRPDRISFYSYAHVPWIKGTGQRGFDDTSLPKDNEKRRLYEIGKKILCDKGYHEIGMDHFALESDSMYTSFKNGTLHRNFMGYSSSATQLMIGLGVSSISDSWYSFAQNEKTLEDYYHRIEQNELPVFRGHILNDEDLIIRKHILNLMCRFTTSWDNDDDYFNELPEVLWDLREMERDGLLAIEDTFIEVTEKGLPFVRNICMAFDLRLKRKAPETKLFSMTI
- a CDS encoding winged helix-turn-helix transcriptional regulator; amino-acid sequence: MKQNYTFTYFFTSTYPKVCIMTAIKETSTIQENKAYALETCPVTFTMEKIGGYWKPIILYHLSQGDKRYSELKRAIPAITEKMLIQHLKQLEADEIVIREAKPVVPPFVTYRLTNAGKGLIPVISAMAGWALQMADGKFAEE
- a CDS encoding NAD(P)H-binding protein, yielding MKIAITGSLGNVARPLVKQLLSEGHQLNVISSHDERKNDIEALGATAAIGPITDTSFLAEAFSGADAVFAMTPPSLALQNVVAANTAAGKAIVDAVKQANVKRVVLLSSIGAELDGGTGPIAALNAIENAYNKLENVTVTFLRAGYFYINFNNSIPMIQHSGILGSNLAADTPVPLVHPRDIATAAAGELTRGNAESGVRYIVSDVKTPAEITAAFGNAIGKPGLPWVTFSDEDNEQGMVQAGVPAEIAALYTEMGRGLREGSIQADFLNGGHSVDGKIKLEDFAKEFASAF
- a CDS encoding sulfite exporter TauE/SafE family protein is translated as MLYSALILGLISSLHCIGMCGPIAMMLPVDRSNPARKTLQIFTYHAGRLTAYGAMGLVFGIVGRGIYLAGIQQQFSIITGILMIAIVMIPQRIFARYNFSKPVYRLISKVKSGLGSRFRQKGYRSLYTAGLLNGFLPCGLVYAALFGAIAMQSVPYGIMYMVLFGAGTIPLMSLVVYASGFLKNPLRNSFSKIVPYAAVAIGMLFIVRGLGLGIPYLSPSNISLYVTGAPQCK
- a CDS encoding FixH family protein: MKFNWGTGIVTAFALFMGFILFFVFRVQSDSKYDNELVVEEYYKQERTLQAQLDREQNAAALEHKVQIINEGKDIKITFPEEFDDKKITGKVSLYRPSDQKLDHEVPFSLSGHHLLIPKSDLAGGRWDIIIDWQYNGKGYFTQEMLML
- the ccoG gene encoding cytochrome c oxidase accessory protein CcoG, whose translation is MDDLHDDEFRDRLGTVDEEGKRVWVYPKKPNGKLYKYRKTLTWFLLAFLFAAPFVKIHGNQFLMFNVLERRFNIFGFPFWPQDFHLFVISMIIGVVFVALFTVAFGRIFCGWICPQTIFMEMVFRRIEYWIEGDRNAQIKLDKQEWNGEKIRKKVFKWFVFFVISFLIANVFLAYLTGSDELIEMVEEGPAGNMGTLIALLIFTAVFFYIYVWFREQVCIIVCPYGRLQGALLDNKTIVVAYDHVRGEAEKGRGRIVKNEDRLLSGKGDCIDCKLCVSVCPMGIDIRNGTQLECTNCTACIDECNTIMDKVGFPQGLIRYASEDEITKKEKFVFTTRMKGYAAVLLILTGVFTGMLFLRNDAEATVLRLPGQLFEHKGENISNVFTYKVINKTGRDFNDVYFVLANPKGTVKTVGAPRFKVPKEGMVSGTLFVEINPAWLKGDKTKITLEVYNGDKRIDTETTNFLGPRTFN
- a CDS encoding cbb3-type cytochrome c oxidase N-terminal domain-containing protein, whose translation is MKKFIPVYVRVPLLFAMVFMALEYFIDSGDRPAFIKYPLVSVFLFVFLFLQVAIEIVIAAVDKVTYSLLTEEQKRKLDEADAIDYKDSKWFKKLKAFFVKSRPIEEEGTILMNHDYDGIHELDNVLPPWWVKLFYVTIAFAAIYLVRFHIMDGKDQKAEFDTEMEEARVAVEEYRKTAKDLIDANTVTLLTDPAELAEGKKIFETNCIPCHRSDAGGAIGPNLTDEYWLLGGGIKNVFHTITEGGRDGKGMVPWKGTLKPSEIQKVASYVLSLQGSNPKDPKAPDGEIWKEEAGKAPEVATNGK
- a CDS encoding CcoQ/FixQ family Cbb3-type cytochrome c oxidase assembly chaperone: MLKFVKHNLESIAGIEIYPIISLLIFFIFFIVLYTWVYTYRKEKINELSNLPFAGEEENGTENQ
- the ccoN gene encoding cytochrome-c oxidase, cbb3-type subunit I codes for the protein MEMQQFYYDNKIVKKFLYATIVFGVVGMLVGLLIASLYLFPNLTDGVSWLSYGRLRPLHTNAVIFAFVGNAMFAGIYYSMQRLLKARMFSNVLSNIHFWGWQLIIVAAAISLPLGYTSSKEYAELEWPIDIAIALIWVVFGINMIGTIIKRRERHMYVAIWFYLATFITVAILHIFNSIAIPVSGMKSYSAYAGVQDALVQWWYGHNAVAFFLTTPFLGLMYYFVPKAANRPVYSYKLSIIHFWSLIFIYIWAGPHHLLYSALPDWAQNLGVVFSIMLIAPSWGGMINGLLTLRGAWDKVRTSPVLKFFVVAITGYGMATFEGPMLSLKNVNAIAHFTDWIVAHVHVGALAWNGFLTFGMIYWLIPRMTKTTLYSVKLANFHFWIGTLGIIMYSLPMYVAGFTQASMWKEFNPDGTLKYGNFLETVKQIMPMYWMRAIGGTLFVIGLLVLVYNIIMTVRQGQKIEDELAEAPELQKISSKRLKGEKFHPWLERKPIQLAILATIAVLIGGIIQIVPTIMVKSNIPTISTVKPYTPLELEGRDLYIREGCVGCHSQMIRPFRSEVERYGEYSKSGEYVYDHPFLWGSKRTGPDLMRVGGKYSDNWHFNHLWDPQSTSEGSIMPAYKWLFDNKKMDYSYTKKKMEVMEQLGVPYTTEDIANAQSSINEQAAKIEKSLHADPDFVKSYEESRKAAQARGEEFVPMKDREIIALIAYLQRLGTDIKIKDNKPSK